The DNA window CCGGAGGAAAAAGGTCGCCTGCGCTCCGAGGCGTACGAGAATCCTGTCGGGTTCATCGAGGTGACGCGCGAGAATCAATTCATGCGTGTCTCCGAGCATTTTTCCCTTCACGATTTTCTCACGCATGACCAGGCTAACGTGTGGCCCAAGTACGTCGTTCTGCGTGAGCCTTTGCTCGACAAGCTCGAGCTCGTCATTCAGGATCTCGAGCGACGCGGAATTCACGCGGCCGGCATGCACGTTCTCTCCGGCTTTCGCACGCCTCACTACAACCTCGAGCTCGGGGACGGCAGCGGGCGCGCGCGCGACAGCCGTCATCAGTTCGGGGATGCCGCGGACGTGATCATAGATAGTGACGGCAACGGCCGCATGGACGACCTGAATCGCGATGGTCGGATAAATTTCGCGGACGTCCGCGTGGTGCTCGCTTCTGTGGAGCGCGTGGACCGCGCATATCCCGACTTGGTCGGTGGTGTTGGACTGTATCCCTCGAGTGGACCTGCAGGTCCGTTCGCTCACATCGACGTTCGCGGAGAGCGCGCGCGATGGGTTCTTCGCGGAAAGTCCAGCAAGGGGCGGCGTTCTCGCTCGCGCTCCGCGAAGTCCAGCCGTGCCAAGGCCAAGCGCGTTGCGTCCGCGCGGGCCGCGTCAAAGCGCTAGCCCCTCAACAAGCATCTCCGGGGCTTCGACCCCGGGTCCCGGTGCGACGGGCGCGTGTGCGCCCAGGCCGGTTCCGAACCCTTTTGGGCACTCCGGTGTCAAAGGTGTAGCGTCAGAATCGCGCACTTTCCGCGCGACCATTGAACCCGCTATTTCCCCCCGGAATATCATAATGAAACGCTCAGCATATGTTGTTCTTGCCGTCTCCCTCGCGGGCAGCTCCGCGCTACGGGCACAGGCTACGTCGCAGCCGCAGCAGTCCGTCAAGAAAACGCAGGAACCGGTCAGGATTCAGAAAGGCACGACGCTGGAAGGGCGCGATTCCGTCACGATCGCCGACGTCCAGCGCGCTGCCGACGAGCTCGCCCGCACAGTCCAGGCGGCTGTAAAGCGAGTCAGCGAAGATCCCGAGCTGAAGGTCGCTGCACTCACCGTCGCCACCAACGCCGTGAATGCGGCACGGCTCGTCGTTGACCAGCAGGCAGCCACGCTCGCGGCAGCGCTCGAGATGCTCGCAAAGCAGATTGCCGCCGTTTCAGCACAGCAGGCGAAGCCGAAAGCGCACTAGCGACGTTTGTTGGGCGCTCGTTATTTACGAGCGCCCATGGCTGAGGACGTCTTCCGCGAGAACGTAGTCGTCATCACCGGCGGCTCTGCCGGGATTGGCCGGGAGCTCGCGTGTCAGCTCGCGGCGCAGGGCGCATGGCTCGTGTTGGCCGCGCGAGAAGCCTCCCTCCTCGAAGAAGCAGCGCTGGAAGTCCGCAATCGCGGCGCGCGAGCCGTCGCCGTTCCCACAGACGTCGCGGTGGAAGCGCAATGTGACGCATTGATCCAGCGGGCGATTGCGGAGTACGGCCGCATCGACACCCTCATCAACAACGCCGGCATCAGCATGCATGCACGGTTCGATGAGCTCGGAAGCGTCGAGCCACTCGAGCGCGTGATGCAGATCAATTACTTCGGCAGCGTCTACTGCACGCACTACGCGCTCCCGCACCTCAAGCGGACGCGGGGCAGAATCGTCGCGATATCGAGTCTCGCGGGGAAAACCGGCGTTCCAACGCGGAGCGCCTACGCCGCAAGCAAGCACGCAATGGCCGGCTTCTTCGACTCACTGCGCATCGAGCTGGCCGATGACGGTGTGAGCGTTACCGTCGCGTATCCCGGCTTTGTGGCCACCGACATCGCTTCACGCGGGCTTGGACCCGGGGGCAAGACTCTCGGCCATCGCCCGATCGACAACGCGGCTGTCATGTCCGCTGAAGAATGCGCGCGTCGGATAATCGAAGCTGCCGCTGATCGTGATCGTGATGTTGTGATGACGAGACGCGCCCGGATCGGGCAGTGGATGAAGCTCGTTGCACCCGGCGTCGTCGATGGCATCGCGACCCGGGCGATAGAGCGCGGGCGGTAGCCCGCGTATATTCACCTTATAAACCAGAGGAGAACGGGTATGCGCACGATAGGCCTAGGTGCAACGATTTTTAGTCTCGCCGTCATCAACGCGTGTACGGCGAAAGAAACCGTCCCCGCGGCGGACACGGGCATGGCCGACGGCCAGGACACGTTGGCGACGATGGCCGCGGGCTCCGATCCCGACCGCGCGACGGGCGGGTCTGGCCTTCCGGCGGGATTCGTCGGCCGCACTGACAACCCGTCAGCTCAGATCACAGCCGCGAAATACACGGCGAGCGGAGGCAGCTGGGATATTGTGACCGGACCGGCTCACATCGTGTATCGGCCGCAGGATGCGGCGAGCGGGAACTACACTGCGTCGGCGACGATCGAGCAACTCGAGAAGCCCGCCCATCGCGAAGCCTTTGGTCTGATTATCGGCGGTAAGGATCTCGACCAGCCGACGCAGGCGTACACGTATTTCGTCGTCGCTGGAACCGGTGAGCTGCTCGTGAAGGTGCGCGAGGGGGACAAGACGCGCGACGTTCTCAAATGGACGGCGTCCCGCGATGTACCAAAGGCCGATGCGTCGGGAA is part of the Gemmatimonadaceae bacterium genome and encodes:
- a CDS encoding SDR family oxidoreductase; this encodes MAEDVFRENVVVITGGSAGIGRELACQLAAQGAWLVLAAREASLLEEAALEVRNRGARAVAVPTDVAVEAQCDALIQRAIAEYGRIDTLINNAGISMHARFDELGSVEPLERVMQINYFGSVYCTHYALPHLKRTRGRIVAISSLAGKTGVPTRSAYAASKHAMAGFFDSLRIELADDGVSVTVAYPGFVATDIASRGLGPGGKTLGHRPIDNAAVMSAEECARRIIEAAADRDRDVVMTRRARIGQWMKLVAPGVVDGIATRAIERGR